A genomic segment from Methanoplanus limicola DSM 2279 encodes:
- a CDS encoding protein kinase domain-containing protein: MDKTFVYDRKGIKYTLIRPPRKGGEGEVFRLSENPALCAKIYYRNVITEEICEKITSMTDNPPAGDLTEHNKKTRSASIAWPLSELYKYPGRKDFCGFLMPVIDTELFREAHMYYDPEDRSRYLSGSFTWKYLLTAAYNIACTVSAIHKSGHCIGDMSGSNILVARTAAISVIDCDSFQIENKKTGKKFFTKVATGDYLAPELMGINFRTENIDRYYSDLFSLSILIFKFLMNGVHPFQARGKGVDDYPTTEHKIKNGIFPYLRNVRQIYPPLYAPPYAILPPEIRALFERCFVKGIDKPYMRPDAEEWVKVLQDELSGLKQCCNNPNHWHSGYLQVCPWCEILKIKKKEYFPYNGPKVVKPESGAVENGAGRENPAGEPAENIKKNQENAAEKREPDRAKDEKRTYATAAAKVPVRKIPSETGIPPEKEKRKTVTSGEKEGRVDSDINPSSDPENKSTPICPPPKAADNPVTDNPVTGNPVTDNPATDNPVTDNPVTGNPVTITSRIKNTAMPDTGKNSAAIKDNTNTAGDSRQIKDIKSTYPKTPGINAGPITKTEKIKTEKKKVGKTEVGKTEVGKTETLPEKRETALLKPEIIPGAIDLKFDPDCDNKAEIEIINRNEEPLEITAEPLHRWIILPEKGFTVIDRKIIEITVDRSHFEGIIPGIKYKSWIRFKTPAGPERTEINVSLQKKPLLTIITDKRLIFRGIEKPEKYTSDDSQKEYAQNIEIINSGERTLKGEITSDKNWIAAEPESFSIKGKQEINITIIPEHMSDKAIQTGKIAVISNGGRCEIQVIASLR; the protein is encoded by the coding sequence ATGGATAAAACCTTTGTATATGACCGTAAAGGAATAAAATACACCCTCATCCGTCCGCCAAGGAAAGGCGGGGAAGGGGAGGTATTCAGATTATCTGAAAATCCTGCCCTCTGTGCAAAGATATACTACAGAAATGTAATTACAGAGGAGATCTGCGAGAAGATCACCTCAATGACTGACAACCCTCCCGCCGGCGATCTTACTGAACACAATAAAAAAACCCGTTCAGCATCAATAGCATGGCCTTTGAGCGAGCTGTATAAATATCCGGGCCGAAAAGATTTCTGCGGCTTTCTGATGCCGGTCATTGACACAGAACTCTTCAGAGAGGCACATATGTATTATGACCCTGAAGACCGGAGCAGATATCTGAGTGGATCATTTACATGGAAGTACCTCCTCACAGCAGCCTATAATATCGCCTGCACCGTCTCTGCAATACACAAAAGCGGGCACTGCATAGGAGATATGAGCGGCAGCAATATCCTTGTCGCAAGGACGGCTGCGATCTCTGTCATTGACTGCGACTCTTTTCAGATAGAGAATAAAAAGACCGGCAAAAAATTCTTCACAAAAGTCGCAACCGGAGATTATCTTGCACCTGAACTTATGGGCATAAATTTCCGCACTGAAAATATAGACAGGTATTATTCAGACCTCTTTTCACTCTCCATTCTCATATTCAAATTCCTGATGAACGGTGTTCATCCCTTTCAGGCGAGAGGGAAAGGAGTTGATGACTACCCGACAACCGAGCATAAGATAAAGAACGGAATATTTCCCTACCTGAGAAATGTCAGGCAGATATATCCGCCACTCTATGCCCCGCCTTATGCCATACTCCCGCCTGAGATAAGGGCACTGTTTGAGAGATGCTTCGTTAAAGGCATAGATAAGCCGTATATGCGCCCGGATGCAGAAGAATGGGTAAAAGTACTGCAGGATGAACTTTCCGGGCTGAAACAGTGCTGCAATAACCCAAACCACTGGCACTCCGGATATCTTCAGGTATGTCCCTGGTGTGAAATACTGAAGATTAAAAAGAAGGAATATTTCCCATATAACGGCCCAAAAGTTGTAAAACCCGAGTCAGGAGCAGTGGAAAACGGAGCCGGCAGAGAGAATCCGGCCGGTGAACCGGCAGAAAATATTAAAAAAAATCAGGAAAACGCAGCTGAAAAGAGAGAACCTGACAGGGCAAAAGATGAAAAGAGAACATATGCGACAGCAGCAGCAAAAGTTCCGGTAAGGAAAATACCTTCAGAAACAGGCATTCCTCCGGAAAAAGAAAAGAGAAAAACTGTTACATCCGGAGAAAAAGAAGGCAGGGTAGATTCGGATATAAACCCATCATCAGATCCGGAGAATAAAAGTACTCCAATATGCCCCCCTCCAAAAGCGGCAGATAATCCGGTCACAGATAATCCGGTCACAGGTAATCCGGTCACAGATAATCCAGCCACAGATAATCCGGTCACAGATAATCCGGTCACAGGTAATCCGGTCACAATTACATCCCGGATAAAGAATACAGCCATGCCCGATACAGGTAAAAATTCAGCTGCAATAAAAGATAATACAAATACGGCCGGAGATAGCAGACAGATAAAAGATATAAAATCCACATATCCGAAAACACCAGGGATAAATGCCGGGCCGATTACAAAAACTGAAAAAATAAAAACTGAAAAAAAGAAAGTTGGAAAAACGGAAGTTGGAAAAACGGAAGTTGGAAAAACGGAAACTCTCCCTGAAAAGAGAGAGACTGCTCTGTTAAAACCGGAGATCATACCGGGTGCAATTGATCTGAAATTTGACCCGGACTGTGACAATAAGGCAGAGATAGAGATAATAAACAGAAATGAAGAACCTCTTGAAATTACAGCAGAACCCCTCCACAGATGGATAATTCTTCCTGAGAAGGGTTTCACTGTCATAGACAGAAAAATTATTGAGATAACGGTTGACAGGTCACACTTTGAAGGCATAATTCCGGGCATAAAATACAAATCCTGGATAAGATTCAAAACACCGGCGGGACCTGAAAGGACTGAAATAAATGTCTCATTGCAGAAAAAACCCTTGCTGACCATAATTACGGATAAGAGGCTCATCTTCAGGGGCATTGAAAAGCCGGAGAAATACACTTCAGACGACAGTCAGAAGGAATATGCACAGAATATTGAGATAATCAATTCGGGAGAGAGAACACTTAAAGGTGAGATAACATCCGATAAAAACTGGATTGCCGCAGAACCGGAGAGTTTCTCCATAAAAGGAAAGCAGGAGATAAATATCACCATAATTCCGGAACATATGAGCGATAAAGCCATCCAGACCGGAAAAATAGCTGTAATATCAAACGGCGGCAGATGTGAGATACAGGTGATTGCATCACTGAGATGA
- a CDS encoding PH domain-containing protein: protein MKGTGIYLSETVKHDIMANVKTGKDFKPEIQFKNYNLILTSLTVIFIILLCAVWFAFPISEFLPGMAEIYIAAIIILPLVFVIYWNPLYYRSIVYRLDNEEMSWKRGVWFRQTGIVPYNRITNVDISQGPLMRIYNISDLKIQTAGYSGQKNSEIAIKGIDNPEEIRDLILDYVRNRKPQTSVTGGEEERGVHTDYNTGSSTTGRYSGESDRDLNRQMLTELKEIKRLLEEKRER from the coding sequence ATGAAAGGAACAGGTATATATTTATCAGAGACCGTAAAACATGACATTATGGCTAATGTAAAGACCGGAAAAGACTTCAAACCGGAAATTCAGTTTAAAAACTACAACCTGATCCTCACATCACTGACTGTGATATTTATAATCCTGTTATGTGCAGTATGGTTTGCATTTCCAATCTCAGAATTCCTGCCCGGAATGGCAGAGATATACATCGCGGCAATAATCATCCTCCCGCTTGTATTCGTTATATACTGGAACCCGCTTTACTACAGGTCAATTGTTTACAGACTTGACAATGAGGAGATGTCATGGAAGAGAGGTGTCTGGTTCAGGCAGACAGGCATAGTGCCGTACAACCGCATAACCAATGTAGATATTTCACAGGGGCCGCTGATGAGAATATATAATATCTCTGACCTTAAGATCCAGACTGCCGGTTATTCCGGGCAGAAAAATTCAGAGATAGCCATCAAAGGCATAGACAACCCTGAAGAGATACGTGACCTTATTCTGGACTATGTCAGAAACAGAAAGCCACAGACATCGGTAACCGGAGGGGAGGAGGAGAGAGGCGTCCATACAGATTACAATACAGGCAGCAGCACAACCGGCAGATATTCCGGTGAGAGTGACAGGGATTTAAACAGACAGATGCTGACTGAGCTTAAGGAGATAAAAAGACTGCTTGAAGAGAAGAGAGAAAGATAA
- a CDS encoding ATP-binding protein has translation MSRIFYYRTDSLTEDKLSTLSEAFSDYLLMLLVPEKISMGAELIFEEITQNIVSHGYILGGFFSFRCTFNGEVIEMEFRDRGRVFNPLKDAPVPDTGSPAEERDIGGLGVHLVKEFSDDMIYTRDGVENVLMLNKKVNG, from the coding sequence ATGAGCAGAATTTTTTATTACAGGACGGATTCCCTGACAGAGGATAAACTGTCCACTCTTTCAGAGGCTTTTTCAGATTATCTTCTGATGCTTCTGGTGCCTGAAAAGATATCTATGGGGGCAGAGCTTATCTTTGAGGAGATTACCCAGAATATTGTCAGCCACGGTTATATTCTGGGCGGTTTTTTCTCATTCAGGTGCACCTTCAATGGTGAGGTAATTGAGATGGAGTTCCGTGACAGGGGGCGGGTTTTTAACCCGCTTAAGGATGCCCCTGTGCCTGATACCGGTTCTCCGGCTGAAGAGAGGGATATAGGCGGGCTTGGTGTTCATCTTGTAAAGGAGTTCTCTGACGATATGATATATACAAGGGATGGCGTTGAGAATGTCCTGATGCTGAATAAAAAGGTCAATGGCTGA
- a CDS encoding PP2C family protein-serine/threonine phosphatase, whose translation MAGELSLFLDLFGLICVIVVFSVFVTRSHWFTEALERRFTWKNRTVLIIFFGLLSVYGTLGGVEVLGAPLNVRDLGPMAAGLFCGPYVGIGAGIIGGVQRFTMGGPTCLPCSLATVLSGVFAGILYILLKDRFAGVKIAVAFAVAMESFHMLITILLVSPPEVAYEIVSRAALPMILANAIGMFIFSYLVSNILTERKTEGERNLYRSEVARNKAELDIASEIQNDFLPKKMPDIPGFSLYAMNTPAKEVGGDFYDFVDCAGGSTGIVIADVSGKGVPAALFMMLSKTLMHASAGWHRSVKRALESANNMISGESESGMFVTLCYSVVDPGSGRIVYANAGHCPPFLLKASGDEFLRLNPTGMALGVIEDNEYGTGEVNVSSGDLIVYFTDGITEAINGDDEEFGEERLKEVILNNRYESPERIAGSITESVSSHSSGELQFDDITLVILKVL comes from the coding sequence ATGGCCGGAGAACTGAGTCTGTTTCTTGACCTTTTTGGTCTTATATGTGTAATTGTAGTTTTCTCTGTCTTTGTAACCCGTTCGCACTGGTTTACTGAGGCTCTTGAGAGAAGGTTTACGTGGAAGAACCGGACTGTTCTTATTATCTTCTTCGGGCTGCTGTCTGTTTACGGCACCCTTGGCGGCGTTGAGGTGCTCGGTGCACCGCTGAATGTCCGTGATCTCGGTCCGATGGCCGCCGGTCTCTTCTGCGGACCATATGTCGGTATTGGCGCGGGTATTATCGGTGGTGTGCAGAGGTTTACAATGGGCGGGCCGACCTGCCTGCCATGCAGCCTTGCGACAGTCTTAAGCGGAGTTTTTGCCGGAATTTTGTATATCCTCCTTAAAGATCGTTTTGCCGGGGTTAAAATTGCGGTTGCCTTTGCTGTAGCTATGGAGTCTTTTCATATGCTGATCACCATCCTTCTTGTAAGTCCGCCTGAGGTTGCGTATGAGATTGTAAGCCGTGCGGCACTACCCATGATCCTTGCGAATGCAATAGGTATGTTCATCTTCTCGTATCTTGTCAGTAATATCCTTACTGAGAGAAAAACTGAAGGGGAGAGGAATCTTTACAGGTCCGAGGTTGCGAGGAATAAGGCCGAACTTGACATAGCCTCTGAGATCCAGAATGATTTCCTCCCCAAAAAGATGCCTGATATTCCGGGATTCAGCCTCTATGCCATGAACACTCCTGCAAAGGAGGTAGGCGGGGATTTCTATGACTTTGTGGACTGCGCCGGCGGCAGTACCGGCATTGTAATCGCTGACGTTTCCGGTAAGGGTGTGCCTGCGGCATTGTTCATGATGCTCTCAAAGACCCTTATGCACGCAAGCGCAGGGTGGCACAGGTCAGTTAAGCGGGCTTTGGAGAGTGCCAATAATATGATCTCAGGTGAGTCTGAGTCCGGCATGTTTGTGACGCTCTGCTACTCGGTTGTTGACCCCGGTTCCGGCAGGATTGTTTATGCAAATGCCGGCCACTGCCCTCCTTTTCTCCTTAAAGCTTCCGGGGATGAATTCCTGCGTCTCAACCCGACCGGGATGGCTCTTGGTGTTATTGAGGATAATGAGTATGGCACAGGTGAGGTTAATGTCTCATCCGGAGACCTGATAGTTTACTTTACGGATGGCATTACCGAGGCAATAAACGGTGATGATGAAGAGTTTGGAGAGGAAAGGTTAAAAGAGGTCATTCTAAATAACAGATATGAATCTCCGGAGAGGATTGCAGGTTCAATAACTGAATCTGTCAGCAGTCATTCTTCCGGTGAATTACAGTTTGATGATATCACGCTTGTAATTCTGAAGGTGTTATAA
- a CDS encoding STAS domain-containing protein: MEIENKISGSVNIILVNGRIDARNSSLLDDKLKSLIEAGSDKFIVNMEGVDYISSSGLRVLLAALKKVKPFGGEIKLSGLKPFVSDVFRISGFDSIFDICNSDKEALLKFE; this comes from the coding sequence ATGGAGATTGAAAATAAAATATCCGGCTCAGTAAATATTATTCTGGTAAATGGCCGTATTGATGCCAGAAACTCCTCCCTCCTTGATGATAAGCTTAAATCTCTTATTGAGGCAGGTTCTGACAAATTTATTGTGAATATGGAAGGTGTGGATTATATCAGCAGTTCAGGGCTGAGAGTTCTTCTTGCAGCGTTAAAAAAGGTAAAACCTTTCGGCGGAGAGATAAAGCTGTCGGGTCTGAAGCCTTTTGTAAGTGATGTCTTCAGGATATCAGGTTTTGACAGTATATTTGATATCTGTAATTCTGATAAAGAGGCCCTGCTGAAATTTGAATAA
- a CDS encoding YkgJ family cysteine cluster protein gives MQILSIKTIRAKREELESEYALLTEFPEGKLAEIIEDVGFKCTLCGKCCTKEFNDHVFLLDTDIDRAKRIDPSSIVPAPYFELCDQHGNFYVSGYSLRCRENGDCIFLKENRCTIYSDRFSICRVYPFMLHREEDENGAYDFRQISGLNLHGEYNHPVSREEAEDIAKRTIAYEKEFLKKEIAFYSAVLEYFDKNGLKPVRRIYDRKMKEFNDDIPVVVYVFSKGNFERNTVKLSDYTSET, from the coding sequence TTGCAGATATTATCAATAAAGACAATCAGAGCAAAGAGAGAAGAACTTGAATCAGAATATGCTCTGCTGACCGAATTTCCGGAAGGAAAACTTGCAGAGATAATTGAAGATGTGGGATTTAAATGCACATTATGCGGGAAATGCTGCACAAAGGAGTTCAACGACCACGTATTCCTCCTCGACACGGACATCGACCGGGCAAAGAGAATAGATCCATCCTCAATAGTCCCTGCGCCTTATTTTGAACTCTGCGATCAGCACGGGAATTTCTATGTCTCCGGATATTCACTCAGATGCAGAGAAAACGGCGACTGCATATTTCTGAAAGAGAACAGGTGCACAATCTACAGTGACAGATTTTCAATATGCAGAGTATATCCGTTCATGCTTCACAGGGAGGAAGATGAAAACGGAGCATATGACTTCAGGCAGATCTCCGGATTAAACCTGCACGGCGAGTATAACCACCCGGTAAGCCGGGAGGAAGCAGAAGATATTGCCAAAAGGACGATAGCCTATGAGAAGGAATTTCTAAAAAAAGAGATTGCATTTTACAGTGCTGTACTTGAGTATTTTGATAAAAACGGTCTGAAACCTGTAAGAAGGATATACGACCGGAAGATGAAGGAATTCAATGATGATATTCCGGTTGTTGTCTATGTATTCAGCAAAGGGAATTTTGAGAGAAATACCGTTAAATTATCAGACTATACATCTGAGACCTGA
- a CDS encoding endonuclease/exonuclease/phosphatase family protein: MAKKKSKKSPMSKYVVAIAVLLLSLAVLTGIGSKTGLNTADSGFIDENIPEISEFERYIDIILSFIRNTGSKNPAEETETITAGSFNIQVFGQSKASDDEVMTTLARIIRNFDIIAIQEIRDSSETAAPLLLEYVNSDGSDYGMFIGERLGRTSSKEQYAFIYNRNTIRPAGAPVTYPDSTETDLFHREPYIMPFETTGGDFTATYAVIHTDPDEADEEIPALIHVMDYMKGILPGDDALILMGDLNADCSYFDEDSYITLKSEKYNWLIGNGEDTTTGNTVCTYDRIILNGGEDYYTGESGVFRFDTIYGLTRDESLKVSDHYPVYAKFKISRDGTVPAVISTPSGPSDSCSGDSCIQESKIIITGINPVSEEVTIQNAGDEDKQISGWRLSDSGSENSYIFPQYTIRAGASVTITPDMNSTEENILVWQTGDEIWDDSGDCAFLYDENGNPASEFCISI, encoded by the coding sequence ATGGCTAAAAAGAAGTCAAAAAAGTCACCTATGTCAAAATATGTAGTGGCAATTGCAGTACTGCTCCTGTCACTTGCAGTCCTCACCGGGATCGGAAGCAAAACAGGATTAAATACAGCAGATTCCGGATTTATAGATGAAAATATCCCGGAGATCTCTGAATTTGAGAGATATATCGATATAATACTCTCCTTCATAAGAAATACCGGAAGCAAAAATCCTGCAGAAGAGACTGAGACAATAACTGCCGGCTCTTTTAACATCCAGGTATTCGGGCAGAGTAAGGCATCAGATGATGAAGTGATGACCACACTTGCCAGAATCATCCGGAACTTTGACATCATTGCCATTCAGGAGATAAGAGACAGTTCGGAAACAGCAGCACCCCTCCTGTTAGAGTATGTAAACTCTGACGGGTCAGATTACGGCATGTTTATCGGCGAACGGCTTGGCCGGACATCAAGCAAAGAGCAGTACGCCTTCATATACAACAGAAACACCATCAGGCCGGCAGGAGCACCTGTCACCTATCCTGACAGTACTGAAACAGATCTCTTCCACAGAGAGCCGTACATAATGCCCTTTGAGACCACAGGCGGGGACTTCACAGCAACCTATGCTGTAATCCATACAGACCCTGACGAGGCGGATGAAGAGATTCCGGCACTGATCCATGTCATGGATTATATGAAAGGGATACTTCCCGGAGATGACGCATTAATCCTCATGGGTGACCTCAACGCAGACTGCTCATACTTTGATGAGGATTCATATATCACGCTGAAATCAGAAAAATACAATTGGCTGATCGGCAACGGTGAGGACACCACCACCGGAAATACAGTCTGCACATATGACAGGATTATATTAAACGGCGGAGAGGATTACTACACAGGTGAGTCAGGAGTATTCAGGTTTGACACCATTTACGGACTCACCCGGGACGAATCACTGAAGGTATCCGACCATTACCCGGTTTATGCGAAATTTAAAATCTCCAGAGACGGGACAGTTCCTGCTGTAATCAGCACTCCCTCAGGCCCCTCAGACTCATGCAGCGGCGACAGCTGCATTCAGGAGTCCAAAATCATAATTACAGGGATAAACCCGGTTTCTGAAGAGGTAACCATACAGAATGCAGGGGATGAGGATAAACAGATCTCCGGATGGCGCCTCTCAGACAGCGGCAGTGAAAACTCATACATCTTCCCGCAGTACACGATAAGAGCCGGAGCATCAGTGACGATAACTCCGGATATGAACAGTACAGAAGAGAACATACTGGTCTGGCAGACCGGTGATGAGATCTGGGATGACAGCGGCGACTGCGCTTTTCTTTATGATGAGAACGGGAATCCGGCATCAGAGTTCTGCATCAGCATATGA